From the genome of Thiomicrorhabdus indica:
TCCGAAAATTCAGATTTAGGAGCCTTTGGTGTGGATGCCATCGCATAAGATGAAGTTTTCCACTCTGGAATTTGTTCATTCAGCCATTGCCATTGAGTTTGGGCAAGCTGCAAACGTTGTTGCGCTTCGCGCTTTTGAAGCTGAATGGGTTCCCACACGGTGCTGTAGAGTATAAATAACAGCAAAAAAACAGCTAAAAACCCTAATAATTTTTGCTCTCGAGGCGCCAACTGCAACCAATATTGACCGGCCGGTGAAGTTAGAAACCTCTGCTGACCAATCATAATCAAACGAGCAATCTTAGCGAACATATAATTGCGCCTCCACTAGATTAGGTTGCACACTTTTGGTGACGATTGAGATCGGAAACTGCGCAAAACGCTGCTTTGCAATGGTCGATAAACGACTGATTTGTTGACTATTCGCAGCTTTCAAATCCAACATTAACTGATTCCTAGAAGCATTCCATTCTACTCGCGCGACTTGAACATTTGGTGTCATTGCTAGAAGTTCTTCGACAGCAGATAACCATTTCATTAAACTGACTGTTTGCTCAGCTTTAACTTGAGATTTTAAACGACTCATAGTCTGAGACTTGATATTCACCACACGTTTCGCGTCGGGGAACATCTGTTTAAAAAGCTCTTCACTTTTCTGCTGATAAACCATGGTTTTTTCATTCAGCTGTTGGGTTTGTTGCACAGTTTCAACAAGCAAGAGAATTAACCAAAATCCAATCAACATCACCGAAATTAAGCTGACTTTTAAGACACCAGAACTCTGTTGATGCGTTGCATAAACCCCTTGCAGCAAATTAACCGCTCGAAGTTTTAATTTTTCACCGGCCGGTAAAGAATCTAAATCACTCGTAAGCCATTCAGAGTCGCTGACAACCGCCATATCTTCAAAACGAATAGATCCTGCCAAGGATTCACTTTCAGTGTCTTCAATTTCTGAAGGCTCTTTACCGGTTTCAGAATGCTTAGCAAGCATTTTCGAAACGCTGATTTGCCAAAGCGATGCCCCCCAATCCAATGGACAAGCAAAGCCGCTAAATTCAGTGGCACGAACGAATAATCGAGTTATATTCTTATCGTGCTCAAGTTCGACTGGTTGACTAAAAACACCCTTTTGAGGTTCGCCTGAAAATTGCAAACGAAAACAATCTGCAAGCAACAATGCCTTTGAACACCCTAATGCTTTCAAAGCTTGTTGCCACAAACGCATTTGTTCATGCGAAACCAAAGCCACGTCAAACCGAACTGCAGGAGTTTGTCCTTCAAAGGTGGCTATTTTTTGTTTAGCGAAGGTCGCAATAAAATAGTCTTCGATAGGTAACGCAAGACTCGCCTCTAAAGCAAAAGGCAATGCTTTTTGGCAATCTGAGACGCGCTTTCCAGGGACATCTACCTGAGTCAATACCACTAATTCAGTTGGCACCCACATGGCTTGAATTTGTCGGATTTGAGAAGGGGAAACCCCGTTATCCATCAAAATTTGATGAACGGATTCAGGATTCAATTGCCAGTCATTAGCGGACACCAGAATCCTTTGCGAGTCTGCATCTAGCAGGTTTGCCTGCGCATCCAGCATCAACGATTTGATAGGCAAAATCTGACGGTCATTCACATTTGAGATCTGGGGTTGTTCGGTCATCTTATTACTCGTCGGCAAAGCCAATCCATCTTTGTACTAATTGCACCTCATTCGCACTGCGATAAAACAAGGCATGAATCAAGGTATTACGTGCTCTGCCATAATCCAAAACACTGGTTAATTGAAAAAATTCACTACTGACACTTAAAAAACCGGCCGGTAAATCTTTTTGAATTTCTTGCGCACTAAATCCTGTTTGAGTTTGTAAAAAGGTCATAAACTCATCCACGGTTTCTGCTGGTTGTTGCGCCCTTTGCTGAAGCCATGCAGAAGCAAGCTCCGGACTCATCCATTGAGCCAATGATTGCAACACAATCGATGTCGCCGTATTGATATTTACCGGCGTGATTTTTGGCAAGGTGGTTAATCCTGCGCTCATAATCTGTTGTGACTGCCAATCCAAACGATAAAACGTTGGAAAATTATAAAGCTCTGCAACCGTTACTAACGGCTGGTTCGCCGCTGAAAAACTCGGCACCTGCAACTGGTATTGATCGCTTTCCGCTCCTAAAGGCAACGGCTCATTATCCGCATCCACCCAATCAGTCACAACCTCGGAAAATCCCGGCCACGCTTCCATGGCTTGCATCCTTGCAGGCATCGTTGTCACTCCCATGGCCTCGGTTTCAACCCCAGTATTCGTATTCGCGTCTTCGTTTTCTTCTTCAGGTAACCCCGTTCCCACACCTTGCAGCATTAAAGCCGCTAAATTATCCGACCAAGCTTGATGATCGCCCCCTAGTTGCCAGTAGCGATTTAAAATGGCTTGCCACAATTTTTTTTGTGTTGAATCTTCCGCCAGCACATTATTTAAATTTAGCTTTGATTGCGCATCAATCATCAAGCCGCCAATCGTCCCTTCTTCAAAACTCACTGGTGGCAAAGGCTGTGCCCATAATTCTTGTAAATGGTCAGTTTTATTATCCTCAATATCCAATTTCAAGCCGGACATGACCCAATCTTCAAGTCCCCATTGCACACTTAATGCTTGAGCTTGATGCAACATCACGCCGCTGCGTTGAATTTGGCTGTGCTGAGACGAAAACATTTGCGCGCTCAAAATCGAAACGATTGCCACGACCATGAGAACCGTTAGCAGAGCAAAACCTGACTGCGATTTTTTGACTCTTCTCATCCTGAAAGAAACCGCTTGCATTGAATTCATTTTGAAGCCGCCTCAGCAAAAGGATTCGGTGGCAAGCCATCACCTTGTTGCGATTCAGACGCTTGACTAAAGTCAGCAATCACACCGTCCGTTCCTCTCAGCAAGCGTTTTAATTTTTCACCATTTACCAGCTGAATTTGAATTTCAACGGCTTTTGGCAAAACCTGTACCGCGAAAGTGGTTTGATTACTTGCATTCTGCAATGGCGGCCAACTGCTTTGCCATTGATTACTTTGATCTAAAAATCGCCACCCAACTTGAGAAACGGATTTCAAAATAGGCATCAAAGTTGGTTCCGTATCCCCCGCTCTATCCATCACCGGCCAAGTCAAGCGATACAAGGTATCGTCCTGAAATCGATAGCCAACTCTCAACAAGCCATTTCTTGAGTTCGGTGTCATAAAACCAGCTAGCCGAGAAAACTCTAACCCCATATCCGAACGAAAACTCATTGCAGGCAAAACACCGTTCAAACCATCATTAATCGCTCGTGGTGTCATCTGTACTATATCTTGCTCAATCCACCAA
Proteins encoded in this window:
- the gspM gene encoding type II secretion system protein GspM — translated: MFAKIARLIMIGQQRFLTSPAGQYWLQLAPREQKLLGFLAVFLLLFILYSTVWEPIQLQKREAQQRLQLAQTQWQWLNEQIPEWKTSSYAMASTPKAPKSEFSDNNQLMAFLNQQLSVYKTQNALKEMKGTAKGVKVSLKSANAVKVFKWLQAIEAKGVQIDQFELEQLERGKIDAEITCAP
- the gspL gene encoding type II secretion system protein GspL — encoded protein: MTEQPQISNVNDRQILPIKSLMLDAQANLLDADSQRILVSANDWQLNPESVHQILMDNGVSPSQIRQIQAMWVPTELVVLTQVDVPGKRVSDCQKALPFALEASLALPIEDYFIATFAKQKIATFEGQTPAVRFDVALVSHEQMRLWQQALKALGCSKALLLADCFRLQFSGEPQKGVFSQPVELEHDKNITRLFVRATEFSGFACPLDWGASLWQISVSKMLAKHSETGKEPSEIEDTESESLAGSIRFEDMAVVSDSEWLTSDLDSLPAGEKLKLRAVNLLQGVYATHQQSSGVLKVSLISVMLIGFWLILLLVETVQQTQQLNEKTMVYQQKSEELFKQMFPDAKRVVNIKSQTMSRLKSQVKAEQTVSLMKWLSAVEELLAMTPNVQVARVEWNASRNQLMLDLKAANSQQISRLSTIAKQRFAQFPISIVTKSVQPNLVEAQLYVR
- the gspK gene encoding type II secretion system minor pseudopilin GspK is translated as MNSMQAVSFRMRRVKKSQSGFALLTVLMVVAIVSILSAQMFSSQHSQIQRSGVMLHQAQALSVQWGLEDWVMSGLKLDIEDNKTDHLQELWAQPLPPVSFEEGTIGGLMIDAQSKLNLNNVLAEDSTQKKLWQAILNRYWQLGGDHQAWSDNLAALMLQGVGTGLPEEENEDANTNTGVETEAMGVTTMPARMQAMEAWPGFSEVVTDWVDADNEPLPLGAESDQYQLQVPSFSAANQPLVTVAELYNFPTFYRLDWQSQQIMSAGLTTLPKITPVNINTATSIVLQSLAQWMSPELASAWLQQRAQQPAETVDEFMTFLQTQTGFSAQEIQKDLPAGFLSVSSEFFQLTSVLDYGRARNTLIHALFYRSANEVQLVQRWIGFADE
- the gspJ gene encoding type II secretion system minor pseudopilin GspJ encodes the protein MRKQQSGFTLIELLIAMSVSAVISVLAYQSIAAMVSTEQKVSAHQKTMQKQQRALWWIEQDIVQMTPRAINDGLNGVLPAMSFRSDMGLEFSRLAGFMTPNSRNGLLRVGYRFQDDTLYRLTWPVMDRAGDTEPTLMPILKSVSQVGWRFLDQSNQWQSSWPPLQNASNQTTFAVQVLPKAVEIQIQLVNGEKLKRLLRGTDGVIADFSQASESQQGDGLPPNPFAEAASK